In a single window of the Acinetobacter tibetensis genome:
- a CDS encoding 3-oxoacid CoA-transferase subunit B produces the protein MSYQKLSRNQIAERVAQDIPDGAYVNLGIGLPTKIASYLPSDKDVFLHSENGLLAFGPPPAAGEEDPELINAGKEYVTMLQGGAFFHHGDSFAMMRGGHLDIAVLGAFQVAANGDLANWHTGAPDAIPAVGGAMDLAVGAKKVFITTDHVTKQGEPKIVAELSYPATGLKCVDRIYTDLCVIDVTADGLNVIEKVDGLSFAELQAMTGAPLVDATQG, from the coding sequence ATGAGCTATCAAAAACTCAGCCGTAACCAAATTGCAGAACGTGTGGCACAAGATATTCCTGATGGGGCTTATGTCAATCTCGGTATTGGCTTACCGACCAAGATAGCCAGCTATCTGCCTTCAGATAAAGATGTGTTCTTACATTCTGAAAATGGTTTATTGGCTTTTGGTCCACCGCCCGCCGCAGGTGAAGAAGATCCTGAGTTGATCAATGCAGGTAAAGAATATGTGACCATGTTACAAGGCGGAGCCTTTTTCCATCATGGGGACTCGTTTGCCATGATGCGGGGTGGGCATTTGGATATTGCGGTTCTCGGTGCCTTCCAAGTCGCGGCCAATGGGGATTTGGCCAATTGGCATACCGGCGCACCCGATGCAATTCCGGCTGTGGGTGGTGCAATGGACTTAGCCGTCGGTGCTAAGAAGGTCTTTATCACCACCGACCATGTGACCAAACAAGGTGAACCGAAGATCGTGGCTGAATTGAGCTATCCCGCGACAGGTTTGAAATGTGTCGATCGTATTTACACCGATCTGTGTGTGATTGATGTCACCGCAGACGGCTTAAATGTGATTGAGAAAGTCGACGGTCTAAGCTTTGCAGAATTGCAGGCCATGACGGGCGCTCCGTTGGTGGATGCGACACAAGGATAA
- a CDS encoding 3-oxoacid CoA-transferase subunit A — MINKSTASIHEVLSQIQDGSTIMIGGFGTAGQPAELIDGLIQLGIKDLTIVSNNAGNGDYGLAKLLKAGAVKKVICSFPRQSDSWVFDELYRAGKIELELVPQGNLACRIQAAGMGLGAVFTPTGYGTLLAEGKETRHIDGKDYVLEYPIKADFALIKAQQGDRWGNLVYRKSARNFGPIMAMAANVTIAQVSEVVELGALDPEHIITAGIFVQHVVQVQPEPVAV; from the coding sequence ATGATCAATAAATCAACCGCTTCAATTCATGAAGTTTTATCCCAGATACAAGACGGCTCAACCATTATGATCGGTGGTTTTGGTACAGCAGGACAGCCTGCTGAACTGATCGATGGCTTAATTCAACTCGGCATTAAAGACCTTACCATCGTCAGTAACAATGCTGGTAATGGTGACTATGGTCTGGCGAAATTACTCAAAGCCGGTGCCGTGAAAAAAGTCATTTGTTCGTTCCCGCGTCAGTCCGACTCTTGGGTCTTCGATGAACTCTATCGTGCAGGCAAAATCGAATTGGAACTGGTCCCTCAAGGTAACCTCGCTTGCCGTATTCAAGCCGCAGGCATGGGACTCGGGGCAGTCTTTACCCCAACTGGCTACGGCACCTTATTGGCCGAAGGCAAAGAAACCCGCCATATCGACGGTAAAGATTATGTACTGGAATATCCAATCAAAGCCGACTTCGCTTTGATTAAAGCCCAGCAAGGCGACCGTTGGGGCAACTTGGTCTACCGCAAGTCGGCACGTAACTTCGGCCCAATCATGGCCATGGCAGCCAATGTGACCATTGCTCAAGTTTCTGAAGTGGTGGAACTCGGTGCTTTAGACCCTGAACACATCATCACCGCAGGTATTTTTGTTCAACATGTGGTACAGGTTCAACCTGAACCTGTGGCTGTGTAA
- the catA gene encoding catechol 1,2-dioxygenase: MNRQQIDALVKKMNVDTAQGPVDARIQQIIVRLLGDLFQAIEDLDIQPSEVWKGLEYFTDAGQANELGLLAAGLGLEHYLDLRADEADAKAGVTGGTPRTIEGPLYVAGAPETVGFARMDDGSESDKIDTLIIEGIVRDADGQIIENAKVEVWHANSLGNYSFFDKSQSDFNLRRTILTDAQGQYVALTTMPVGYGCPPEGTTQAVLNKLGRHGNRPSHVHYFVSAPGFRKLTTQFNIEGDQYLWDDFAFATRDGLVATAVDVTDPAEIQRRGLDKPFKHITFNIELVKDAASAPSTEVDRRRAVA, translated from the coding sequence ATGAACCGTCAACAAATTGATGCACTTGTAAAAAAAATGAATGTCGATACCGCACAAGGACCTGTCGATGCACGCATTCAACAAATTATTGTTCGTTTGCTTGGCGATCTATTCCAAGCCATTGAAGATTTAGATATCCAACCCTCTGAAGTTTGGAAAGGCTTGGAATATTTTACCGATGCAGGTCAAGCCAATGAACTTGGTCTTTTAGCTGCTGGCTTAGGTTTGGAACATTATCTCGATTTACGTGCCGATGAAGCAGATGCCAAAGCAGGTGTTACAGGTGGTACACCACGTACCATCGAAGGTCCTTTATATGTGGCAGGTGCACCTGAAACTGTAGGCTTTGCACGCATGGATGATGGCAGTGAATCGGACAAAATTGATACTTTAATTATTGAAGGGATTGTCCGTGATGCAGACGGTCAAATCATTGAAAATGCAAAAGTTGAAGTTTGGCATGCGAACAGCTTAGGCAACTACTCATTCTTTGATAAGTCTCAATCGGACTTTAATTTACGCCGCACCATTTTAACCGATGCACAAGGTCAATATGTGGCTTTAACCACTATGCCTGTCGGTTATGGCTGCCCTCCTGAAGGCACAACGCAAGCCGTACTAAATAAGTTAGGTCGTCACGGTAACCGTCCTTCACATGTGCATTATTTTGTCTCTGCCCCAGGTTTCCGTAAATTAACCACCCAGTTCAATATTGAAGGTGATCAATATTTATGGGATGACTTTGCTTTTGCAACCCGTGATGGTTTAGTCGCAACTGCGGTAGATGTCACTGATCCTGCTGAAATCCAACGTCGTGGTTTAGACAAACCATTTAAGCACATCACATTCAATATTGAATTGGTCAAAGATGCGGCTTCTGCTCCTTCAACTGAAGTTGATCGTCGTCGTGCGGTGGCTTAA
- the catC gene encoding muconolactone Delta-isomerase, giving the protein MLFHVRMDVHIPLDMPIEKANEIKAVEKAYSQELQRSGKWRHIWRVTGQYSNISIFDVASNEELHNILQGLPLYPFMKIEVMPLNRHPSSIREDDS; this is encoded by the coding sequence ATGTTATTTCACGTACGCATGGATGTGCATATTCCGCTTGATATGCCCATTGAAAAAGCCAATGAAATTAAAGCTGTTGAAAAAGCATATTCTCAGGAATTGCAACGCTCTGGAAAATGGCGACACATCTGGCGTGTTACGGGACAGTACTCCAACATTAGTATTTTTGATGTTGCGAGTAATGAAGAGTTGCATAACATTTTACAAGGTTTGCCACTCTATCCATTTATGAAAATTGAAGTCATGCCTTTAAATCGACACCCTTCTTCTATCCGAGAGGATGATTCATAA
- a CDS encoding muconate/chloromuconate family cycloisomerase — translation MYKSIETILVDIPTIRPHQLSVTTMRIQTLVLVKITTTDGFVGWGEATTIGGLNYGEESPESVKANIDTYFAPLLASVKALNVAQTLKLIRKNINGNRFAKCAIQTALLDIQAKRLGLPISELLGGRLRESLPVLWTLASGDTEKDIAEAKTMIELKRHNTFKLKIGARPLQQDVDHVIAIKKALGADISVRVDVNRAWSELECIRGIQQLQDGGIDLIEQPCAIQNTDALARLTQRFDVAIMADEALTGPDSAYRIAKSHGADVFAVKIEQSGGLLEACEVAKIANLAGIDLYGGTMLEGPIGSIASAHAFSTFESLAFGTELFGPLLLTEEILKTPLRYENFELHLPTSAGLGIEIDEDKIELLRRKDKEAVNVISRTHGCAYSA, via the coding sequence ATGTATAAAAGCATAGAAACCATACTCGTGGATATTCCAACAATCCGCCCGCATCAACTGTCTGTGACAACGATGCGTATTCAAACATTGGTATTAGTAAAAATAACAACTACGGATGGTTTTGTCGGTTGGGGCGAAGCCACCACCATTGGTGGGCTGAATTATGGCGAAGAAAGCCCCGAAAGTGTTAAAGCCAATATTGATACTTACTTTGCACCATTACTGGCTTCAGTGAAAGCGTTAAATGTTGCACAAACCTTAAAACTGATCCGTAAAAATATTAATGGCAATCGCTTTGCCAAGTGCGCCATTCAAACTGCGCTGCTGGATATTCAAGCCAAACGTTTAGGCTTACCCATCAGCGAATTACTCGGTGGACGTTTACGCGAAAGTTTACCTGTACTGTGGACACTGGCTTCGGGTGATACCGAAAAAGATATTGCTGAAGCGAAAACAATGATTGAGCTGAAACGTCATAACACGTTCAAACTCAAAATCGGTGCACGTCCTTTACAGCAAGATGTTGATCATGTGATTGCAATTAAAAAAGCCTTGGGTGCAGACATCAGTGTACGTGTAGACGTAAACCGTGCTTGGTCAGAACTGGAATGTATCCGTGGTATTCAGCAACTTCAAGATGGCGGTATCGACCTCATTGAACAACCGTGTGCTATTCAAAATACGGATGCTTTAGCCCGTCTAACTCAGCGTTTTGACGTTGCCATTATGGCAGATGAAGCCCTTACAGGCCCTGACAGTGCTTATCGTATTGCCAAAAGTCATGGTGCAGATGTATTTGCAGTCAAGATTGAACAATCGGGCGGACTGCTCGAAGCCTGTGAAGTTGCCAAAATTGCGAATCTGGCAGGCATTGATTTGTACGGTGGCACCATGTTGGAAGGTCCTATTGGCAGTATTGCCTCTGCACATGCCTTCTCGACCTTCGAATCTTTAGCCTTTGGGACAGAATTATTTGGTCCATTACTACTGACCGAAGAAATTTTGAAAACACCACTTCGCTATGAAAATTTTGAACTTCATCTGCCTACAAGTGCAGGTTTAGGCATTGAAATTGACGAAGACAAAATTGAACTACTACGACGTAAAGACAAGGAAGCCGTAAATGTTATTTCACGTACGCATGGATGTGCATATTCCGCTTGA